The DNA region GCAGTCCGACCGCGAGTTCCTCTACCTGCGGCGTCACCTGCCGCCGGCGGAGGCCCGCGCCGTGCGGCAGCTCGGTATCCCCGGGGTCTACCTGCAACGCGAGTACCGGCGTTTCTACCCGGCGGGTGAAGTGATCGGTCATGTGCTGGGCTTCACGAATATCGATGACGCGGGCCAGGAGGGACTGGAGCTCGCCTACGATCACTGGCTGGCCGGCCAGCATGGCGAGAAGCGCGTCCGCCGCGACCGGCTCGGCAACACCATCGAGGACGTGGAGAGCGTGCGCGAGCCACGGCCCGGCCGCGACCTGCGGCTCAGCATCGACCTCAGGATCCAGTACCTGGCCTACCGGGAACTCAAGCGCGCGGTACAGGCGCATCGCGCCCAGTCGGGTTCCATGGTCATTCTCGACGTGCGCAGCGGCGAAGTGCTGGCGATGGTGAACCAGCCGAGCTTCAACCCGAACGACCGCAGCCAGTTGTCCGCCGAGCGCTATCGCAACCGTGCGACCAACGACATTTTCGAGCCGGGCAGCAGCATCAAGCCGCTGATCGTCGCGGCGGCCCTGGACAGCGGGCGGTTCGACGCGGATTCGACGATCGACACGGGACCGGGCTGGATGACGGTCGGCACCAAGACCATCGAGGACAAGAGCAATCTCGGCGAGATCGATCTCTCCACCTTGCTGGTCCGCTCCAGCAACGTCGGCGCGTCGATGATGGCGCTGGCGCTGGACCCCGAGCAGTTGTGGCAGGGACTGCGGCGCTTCGGTCTCGGCGAAGTCTCGGCGACGGGGTTTCCCGGCGAGTCGGCGGGTGTGCTCATGGAGCCCGACCTTTGGCGGCCCATCGGCCAGGCCACGCTGGCCTACGGCTACGGCTTGTCCGTGACGCCGCTGCAGCTGGCGCATGCCTACGCCATTCTCGGCGCCGGCGGACGCGCCGCCCCGGTGTCGTTGCTGGCGCTGGACGACCCTCCGTCCCGCCGCCCGTCGATCGATCCGGGCATCGCGAACACCGTGATGGCGATGATGGAGCCGGTGGCCAGCGCGCGCGGCACGGCGCCGAAGGCGGCGATTCCCGGCTACCGCGTCGCGGGCAAGACCGGGACGGCGCGCAAGTTCATGGCCGGCGGTTACCACGAGGACCGTTATCTCTCCGTCTTCGCGGGGGTGGCGCCGGCCTCCAGTCCGCGCCTGGCGGCGGTCGTGCTCATCGACGAACCGTCCGCGGGGGTGTTCTACGGTGGCGAGGTGGCCGGGCCGGTATTCTCGCGCGTCATCGGCGACGCGATGCGCATCCTCGGCATTCCGCCCGACGACGACGAGCAGTCCAGGTCCGTGGACAGCATCGTCCAGGCGATGGGACGGCCATGATGACCGCCACCGCCATGTCGCCGGGAATGACGCTGGGCGAGCTGATGGGCGATGCCGCGCCGGCCGCGCTTGCAACCCGCCGGGTCGCGGATCTCGCGCTGGACAGCCGCAGGGTCGTGCCGGGGAGCCTGTTCCTCGCCGTACCCGGCACGCGGGAGCATGGCCTGC from Wenzhouxiangella sp. XN24 includes:
- a CDS encoding penicillin-binding protein 2 → MRRRKNQGEFHRRFRRRMLVAGVLFAVLGVSLGARAVNLQFVDQAFFAQQGDARQVRRVQIAAHRGSITDRRGEPLAVSSPVDSVWANPGELLSSPGDIPRLAAAIGRDAEWLARTVNAQSDREFLYLRRHLPPAEARAVRQLGIPGVYLQREYRRFYPAGEVIGHVLGFTNIDDAGQEGLELAYDHWLAGQHGEKRVRRDRLGNTIEDVESVREPRPGRDLRLSIDLRIQYLAYRELKRAVQAHRAQSGSMVILDVRSGEVLAMVNQPSFNPNDRSQLSAERYRNRATNDIFEPGSSIKPLIVAAALDSGRFDADSTIDTGPGWMTVGTKTIEDKSNLGEIDLSTLLVRSSNVGASMMALALDPEQLWQGLRRFGLGEVSATGFPGESAGVLMEPDLWRPIGQATLAYGYGLSVTPLQLAHAYAILGAGGRAAPVSLLALDDPPSRRPSIDPGIANTVMAMMEPVASARGTAPKAAIPGYRVAGKTGTARKFMAGGYHEDRYLSVFAGVAPASSPRLAAVVLIDEPSAGVFYGGEVAGPVFSRVIGDAMRILGIPPDDDEQSRSVDSIVQAMGRP